The nucleotide sequence GGCCCCACGAACCCCTCCgcctcatcgcgcgcgagcaggtgcgccttggcgccggccgcggtggacaggTCCACCTTGGATCCCTTGGGGTCCTTGCCCGTCTTGCCGCGAACCAGGGCGGCGTCTTTCGCGATTTGCTTAGCTTTTCGCTCGAGCtcagccgcctccgcctccttctcctttctctcgcgctcctcttcctccttgatggcggcctcgcgctcggcgcgctcgcgagcctcgcgctcggcgtcttCGGCCTTGCGCTTGATCTCGAGGTCCGAGACCATCGCCTGGACCTCCTCCATGACCCTTCGGTTTTcttcctcctcagccttagcctgagcctcggcggctgccttcgccgcggctttggcagccttggccttggcctctttctccttcttcgcagCCTTGCGCGCCTCCTGTTCTTTCTTGTACGCCTCctgcttcgccgcgcgcgccgcgagtcgctcagcctcggccttctcttcctcctccttgagtcgctccgcctcctccgccttcttcacGGCTTCAACCTCAGCCTCCTTGGCGGCTTCCTGTCGCAGGCGTTTTCtctcctccttgagctcggcagccctggcgcgctcctcgcgaagaCGCTgctccgccttctcctcctcctcgaacgcctcgtcgtccgcctggTGGCGGAGCAGCGAGAgggtggcgcccgcgtcgggcACGCCGTGTTGCGCCTTGCTTCGAAGGTGGTCGCACACGAGCGACATCGCCTCCCGATCCGCCGATCCCAGCTTGGCGCCCTGCAGCAACAGAAACCGCACGGCGTCCAGCTCGTTGCAGTACGCCGCGTGGAGGAGCGCGGTGATCTGACACTTGCGGTCGGGACCGCCCCTCGGTCCGCCGCtgtcgccgacggtgacTCGCACCACGTGCTCCAAATCAGCTCCGCCGGCCAACAGTTCGCGAACAACCGCGACGgaaccggcgccggcggccaCCATGAGAGGGGAGTAGGGCGACTGCGCGTCCTCCTTGCTCGCGTtcgggtccgcgcccgcggcgatcaggGCGCGGACCACGCCCACGACGGGGTtaccctcgtcgtcgtcgggcggatCGGTGACGGCGCAGCACAGCGGGGGCTCGATGCCAGCACCCGGGGGACCGTTCGGGTCGGCGCCCCTGGCGAGCAGGAGcttgaccgccgcgagctcgccagcctccgcggcgacgccgagcggggTGAGCATGCgctggtcgccgcggacgaggggtagggacgcggcggactcgagtatcgcgccgccgtcgaggagcgcctcgatcgcggAGCACGATCCTTTTCCCGCGGCGTGAGCGAGCGGGGGCATGCCGCCGCTCATTCGCTCGGTATCCGCGCCAGCCTTGATcagcgccgtcaccgtctcCGCAtcgtcgagcttggcggcggcggcgagcggcgttAGGTGTCGCTCTCCGCTGTACGGCGGCCACGGAGCCTTGTCGCCCGAGGGCAGGCACGTGGGAGACGAGAGGGGATCAAGGCCCGAGCCCGACCGCCGCTGGCACACGGGGCACTGGCACGCGCCCGGGCCGTCGggatcgccgtcgtcgagcaccgccgcgtcgatggtCTCGTCGGGGTTCACCTtgtcgggcgcgcgcgttccggCTTTTGTCGCGGCACCAGTCtcgttcttcttcttctttcTTCCGCGAGtctgctcctcctcgtcgtcgtcgtcgagcatcATCCGCGCCAGGTTTCCCTCCTGctcgggacccgcgcgccactCGAGCAGCGCCTTGACGAGGTCGGACTGTCGCGTCATCACGGCGAGTCCCAGCGGGGTCatcccgcccacgccgacgcgcggatccgcgccctcgtcgaggagcatTCTCGCGATGGTCGGGTTGGACCGGAGCGTCGCCGTGAGCAGCGGGGGCATCCACGAGGTGGGcgcctccacgtccgcgccgagcgcgatgagcctcgcggcggcggcggcgtggtcgcTCATgaccgcctcgacgagcggGGTCACGTTGGTGTCGTGGCCCTCGCGCCGGTCGGAGGTGCGGCCGAGGGCCTCTATGTCGGCGCCCTTGGAGAAGAGGTACGAGATCATGCCCGGCCTgccgcatcgcgcggcgaggaagaggggcgtggcgtcgtcctcggagcGGCGCGTGTCCACCTGCGCGCCTCGCTCGATGAGCatgcgcgcgatggcgacgttaccgctctccgccgccgcgtgcagcgGGGTGGTGttcctcgcgtgcgccgatACCAATTCTTTCCAGAGGAGAAGTGTATCGGTGATTCCCCCGAATGGCTTCAatccctcggcggcttcgacgtTGGGGTCGTGGCCTCCCGGGACGTGTCCgaggagcgtcgcgacgcagtcctcgtcgcccaccCTGCACGCGCCCACCATGACGGCCGGCGTCACGTTCGCGCCCTTACCCGCGAGGTGTTTCACCGCCCTGAgcggacccgcggcgtcacggagcgcctccatcgccgccgcgtcgtccacaaACGTGCgaagctcgtcgtcgtcggagaagacctcctcgtcgtcggacgccaCGTCGGATCGCGCCCGGCGTTTCGTCGTCGGTTCGGTCGTCTCGGCGGAATCGTCGGACCCCGGCGAGTGCCTGCTCGAGTCTGTTTTGTTTCGTTTGTTCGAGCCGGCGCCCGACTTGCCGGCGACGGGTTTCGAGagttcgtcgcgctcctcgccgaaaTCCACGACGATGTCGGCggcgtacctcgccgcggcttcgatGGGCGTGGTGCACCCGTTCGGCGCGCAGGCgttgacgtcggcgccgtgcttgacgaggaggtcgacgacgtcgagggcgccgccgagcgccgccatgTGCATCGGAGTCGAGTCCACGACAAAGGCGCCGTGATCCGCGCCGCAGTCCAGCAGAGCCTCAATCACCCTCATCGCGGCCATCTCCCCGGGGCCCGGCTCGCCCTGGtccatcgcccgcgcgtgcAGGTTGCGCCGACGCCTACGCTCCGCGGGGGTGTCGAATCGTTCGTTTTCGTCGAGAGCcgagtcgtcctcggcggcgtcgtcgccttcgtcCGAGTCGCCGCCCTCTGCGCGTTTTTTGGCATTCTCCGCAACCCgtcgcttcgccgcctcgttgatgtacgcggcgacggcgaggtgcagCGGCGTGTTGTCCAGCCTCTGTCCGGCGATGTCCGGTCCCCagagcgcctgcgccgccgcggctcgtcgGCTCTTCACCTCCTTCGTGTCGGTGTTTTTCGCTCGGCGGTTCGGAtctgcgcctcgcgcgatgaGCATCTTGACcatggcggcgtccatgcgcgcggcggcggcgtgcaccGCGCCGTACCCGAGCCTtcgcccgacgacgccggatgAGACGAAGTTtgggtccgcgccgccttcgagCAAGATCTCGCAGCACTCGAGCGCGGACTGGGAGTCGGattccgccgcggcgacgagcgcggttcGACCGGCCCATctggccaccgcgtccacgtcggcgcccgcggccatCACCTCCCTCAGGCAGTGCGCGtggccgttcgcggcggcggcggtcagcgGCGTATCGCACGtgccctccccgccgcccgtggcGTCCGAGCCGTGCCGCAGCAGGAGCCTGACGagttcgacgtcgccccgttTGCACGCCAGGGTGAGGGGGTCGTCGCTCGGCATCCTGTGGCCGTGCGCGCACTTCCCGTCGTCCGGTAGCTGCGggatgcgcgcgagcgccttgtcGGCCGCCGAACCGCGCTCCAGCAGCATCCGCGCGCACTCCATGTGACCgccgttcaccgccgcggtgagcggggTGTCCCTCTGCGAGTGCTGGTCGAGCAGCACCTCCTCCTTGCGGAGAAGCGCGGCGACAACCTCGGTGtgcccgcccctcgcggcggccaccagCGGGGTTCCGAATATCGAGTCCTCCGCGTTCAAGTCGACGCCTGAAGATCGGGGATCGGGAGGTCAGATCAGCGTCGGGGAGGCGTCGGGGAGGTGTCGGGGAGGTGGCGATCACGCGGCCCGGCGGGAACCCCGAGGGGCTAAAAAAATATGTTGCTTGGCGTGGTTAGGTATAAAATGTGCCGATGTTGGCGGGAGACGCACCGGCGGCTATGAGCTCCTCCACCTTTTCTAGGTGCCCAccggcgcacgccgcggcgagagcctcgacgccctccgctACTATTCTCATTGCAGTACCCGAGCTTTTTCGTCGCCACTCGAGATGGCTCCCGGCCGAGGATCCGCGGGCTTCAAGGGGTTGACACCTCGTCCATCTCGAAATAAATAAGGGTTTGATCGGAATTTCAGACTCTGACGCACTGAAACGCATACGATTTGGAAATGGGAATCTACAAACAGCGGTTCCAGCGGTTCTCTGGCTCCGGGAGATCTTGCGACCACTCCGatcgcctcgttcgcgcgcaAACCCTCTCGATTTTTTGAGTTCGTGTTTCAACACGATCTCTCGCATTTCACAAATAACTCTGTCCTTTCCCCTCACCTCTTGTCCGCCACCCCAGCCGCCTTTttccgacccgccgcgctaCCCCCGGCGCCCGGATACCCACCCGGAAacatccgcgccgcctccacctccaccggcgacgccgctcgccgcgccctggCCGCCGAACCCCCGGGCGTCCTCGGCAAACCCGGCCGCtccggcagcctcggcgtagTATGCGAACTAACGACATCCGAGCCGACACCTCGCGCCACATCGCCCGCCTGACCGGCGGGGGAAGGCGTCGGGCTCGCCCGAAACGCGCGGCCGTCCCTCCGGTGTGCGTCGGAGAGTCGCTCCACCTGCTCACTGAGCGACCTGttggcgcgcccggcgctctCCAGTCGCCGCTCCAAAGCGGCCCCCGCCGCTTccatctcctcgcgctccgcgagcagAGCCTTGACCCGCCGTCTGAGATCCCGGTTCTGTTCCTTGAGTTCCTCGCCCTGGTTGGACAGTACCGCGATTTGCTGCTCCTTGAGCTCGAAGAGGGAccgcgagcccggcgcgacgggggtgccgaggccAAAGTCCGGGGTGAGCGGCTCGGGGAAGAgagtcgccgcgacgccgccgggagaCGGCTCATTCGTCGACTCGACATGCTTCGaatgcgtcgtcgtcgtcgtcgtcgccgccgccgccgcttccgtcAGGCGCATCAGGTAGGCCTCCTTCCGCGAGTGCTCGCGCTGGAGCTCGGTGACCCTCCTGTCGTAGTCCATCTCCTTCATTCGCAGGCCCGACTCCATCTCCTCGATGGCGCTCTGAGCGTCGCCAAGCTGaatctcgagctccgccaccCTCGACTGTCCGGCGCGCTCTTGCACGCGGAGTTCCACCACCTTGTCCAACGCCACCTGcagcgcggtgcgcgccTCGCGACCGTCCATCCCGGCGATCCTGTCGATCAGTTTGGTCaggcccgcgtcgccgccacgtgTCGTCGTCAGATTGGTCGGCGGTGCCATCGAGCTTTGGTTCCCATTGGTCGTCTCGgatcgcgacgtcgaagcgacggacccgccatccgccgccgcctccgcctgcgcctccgccacgTACTCCAGGTCCGCCTCCACGCCGTCTATCCTGTCGTCCAGCTCGCGTAACagtcgctcgtcgtccacgggtAACACCCGGTTCGTCTCCAGCGCGGCTTCCAACGTGACGAGcctgttcgccgcggcgtgccgCCTGTCTCgaagctccgccgccttgcccGGGGATATGTCcccggcgtccacggcgtcgtcgagcgagtcgaggacgcgcgtcAGCGcagcgcgctcggcgtccatctgcgcgcgggcgcgctcgcgcttcaACGCGAGCTGATCGCGCTCCTTGACGCACTCGTCGCGatctcgcgcgagcgccgctcgcttcgcctcgagccgcgcgagctcctcttCCCCTTCCCGCCGACGcaacgccctcgacgtctccgcgtcgatcagctcgcgcagcgcttcgacgtccgcggaggtggacccgaccgcggaggtgggccgcgacgatggcgttgACGCGTGTCCCTCGCTCGTATTCGTCGTCCCGTTTCGAAGCCTCGGGCCCCCCTTTCCGAGTCGAACCCTTTCCGAGTACGCGTGCGCTCGGCCTCGGGCGGATCCCATCCTTCCCCCCGTCGGGGTGTCGGAACCCtggaacggcgacgcgtgcccGGGAGAGCGCGGGGAGTGATCGCCCGGGTGGTGTGCGGGGTTTATCACCCCCTGTGATCCCTCGTCGAGGCCCAACGCGTGGAGCTTtcgctgggcggcggcgagttcctCCGTCTTTttcttgagcgccgcgcgctgccgcTCCTTGACCCCTTCCAGCTCGCGTATGCGCTTGTTCTGGGACTCCGACTGCTTCCTCAAACCCGCGATCTCGTTCGTCTGCTGTTCCTGCGCGCTGACGTggcgatcctcgcgctcccgtAGTCGCCGCTTGAGCTGCTCCTGGAGCCCCTTCATTCGCgtcacctcgccctcgagctcgcgcacctTCGCGGTTGACTTtgtcgcctccttctccagtCGCAGCGTCTCACCCGCGGTGCGCTCCGACTTGAGCTTTTGCAGCTGCGTCTGCACCAACGCCACTTTCTGCTCGTACTCGTCGCGCATGCGCcgcttctcctcgtcgcccttggCCACGTTACCGTCGATGTTCTCGAGCTCCACCCTGAGCCGCTCGATTTCGctctccttcgccttcttctcctcctcgagagCCCTCATGCGGGACTCGTACCTCTGCGTGAGGGACTTGGCCTCCTGCTCGTTCCGCTCCAAgtccgcgatgagctcctccttGCTGACGATGTTGCACTCCAGTTCTCGCAGCTGACGCTCCAGCGAGCGCTTCTCAGCCTGGTACTGTCTCGCTCGCTGCGTGGCTTCCTCCTCAACCTTGGCCTTCTCTCGTTCAATCTGTTCCTTCTCGCGGAGTAGgcgctccttctcggcgtctTCGCGCGCAAACTTTTCGTTCATGGCGTGCAGCTCCTCGACGTTGGGTTCGGGgaaacccgccgccggggggacCGCGAACGAGGGCCCGTGAACGTCGGCGCCATCGTGCGTGTCCGCGTGGGGCAACCGACTGCCGGCTGAGAGCGTTTTCGGCGGCGTTTTCGGAagcaccggcggcgccggcgggaggGGACCCGCGAGACCCGTCAAGGtctcggacgccgccgcgtgcgccgccatgagcgccgccacctcgcgcTGGTGCCGCTCCTCCTGATCCGCCCGTTCccgctcggcgtccttcACCGCACGACGCAGCTGCTTGATCTCCCGCATCTTCTCCGCGAAAATCGCCTCGTCTCGTTCCAAATCCTCGCGAGCTTCGCTCAGCTTGGCGtccttctcggcgacgtcctcgtccctcgACGCCAACGTCTGACGCAGGTCCCGCAACTCGCGGAGGTACCCCTCGATCACGGATCGCCCGGGCGTCGGATGCGACGAGTCGCGAAGGTTGTTCGCGATGAAcgggccgtcgtcgttcgcgacatcccccccgacgacgacgaacgacgacgattcgCACCCGTCATCTCCGTCGCCCGCTACGACCGTTcgcagcgacggcgacgccaacgccacggcggcggcagccttatccgcggcggtgacgggcgggatcctcgcgcccgcggcgcccgcagCATCTCGCGCGCtctccggcgcggtcgcggcgatccTGGCCAAGCCCGGGCGGGTGAGTtggcccgcgtcggcgagtcgCGACGCGACAACGAGCGCCCCGACGAGTTCGTGTTCCATCctctccaccgcgacggtcgcggcgtcgcgctccgcgcgggcggcgatggcctcctcctcggcgacgttcgccgcgagcgagacggcggcgagttcggatcgagccgccgccagctccagctcggcgccctccgccgccagcctcaacgcgcgaacctcgtcgtcgtcgacgcccgaggGGGTCCCTCCCGTCGcaaacgcgtcgtcgccgctaCTACTCGACGggtccaccaccgcggcgagctgctgGACGTCGCGGTTCACCACCGGTTTGTTTCGAATGTttctcgccctcgccgcgtactTGAGCGTGTTGAGCGTTTCTTCGAGGTTGGCATCCGCGGGCGATATGCACGCGATCATGCACGTGCGGGAGTTACCGCCGAGCGAATCTTGCAGCAGCCGGGTGAGCTTGGAGTCGCGGTACGGGACGTGCAGGTGTCGCGGTCCGAGGTCCTGCTTCCGCCGCTCCTGGTCGTCCGCTATGGCGTTGATCACGTTGCCCAGGGCGAGCAGGCCGCTGTTGATGTTGATGGACTCCTTAAACCttcgccccgacgcgcccgttcTTTTGTTTCTCTCCGAACCCGCCAGGTCCACGAGATGAAACTTCGCCGAGCTGAACGccccgcggtgccgtcgacgcgcctcccgcgtcaGGTGCCGCTGCTCCAGAATCACCGTGAATATCGCGTGCGACCGCGAGGACTGCTCGTTCATCTTCGTCCCGCCCGTGGTTCTGCTCACCGCGCCATTCTCCAGCAGGCGGACCATCTCGCCGCTGGTACGCGCCTCGCACTCGCGGATGCCGCTcacgacgatggcgccgtccgcgcgttcccgcACGCTGATCTTCTTCGTCGTGACGTCCGGGTGCAGCAAATCCCGCACCTCCTCGTTGTGAACCTCGAGGAACGCGCATCGCACCGTGCACTCGCTCACTCCCTGTCTCTTTCTAATCCCGGCGAAGATGTCCTGGATGACG is from Micromonas commoda chromosome 12, complete sequence and encodes:
- a CDS encoding predicted protein — encoded protein: MRIVAEGVEALAAACAGGHLEKVEELIAAGVDLNAEDSIFGTPLVAAARGGHTEVVAALLRKEEVLLDQHSQRDTPLTAAVNGGHMECARMLLERGSAADKALARIPQLPDDGKCAHGHRMPSDDPLTLACKRGDVELVRLLLRHGSDATGGGEGTCDTPLTAAAANGHAHCLREVMAAGADVDAVARWAGRTALVAAAESDSQSALECCEILLEGGADPNFVSSGVVGRRLGYGAVHAAAARMDAAMVKMLIARGADPNRRAKNTDTKEVKSRRAAAAQALWGPDIAGQRLDNTPLHLAVAAYINEAAKRRVAENAKKRAEGGDSDEGDDAAEDDSALDENERFDTPAERRRRRNLHARAMDQGEPGPGEMAAMRVIEALLDCGADHGAFVVDSTPMHMAALGGALDVVDLLVKHGADVNACAPNGCTTPIEAAARYAADIVVDFGEERDELSKPVAGKSGAGSNKRNKTDSSRHSPGSDDSAETTEPTTKRRARSDVASDDEEVFSDDDELRTFVDDAAAMEALRDAAGPLRAVKHLAGKGANVTPAVMVGACRVGDEDCVATLLGHVPGGHDPNVEAAEGLKPFGGITDTLLLWKELVSAHARNTTPLHAAAESGNVAIARMLIERGAQVDTRRSEDDATPLFLAARCGRPGMISYLFSKGADIEALGRTSDRREGHDTNVTPLVEAVMSDHAAAAARLIALGADVEAPTSWMPPLLTATLRSNPTIARMLLDEGADPRVGVGGMTPLGLAVMTRQSDLVKALLEWRAGPEQEGNLARMMLDDDDEEEQTRGRKKKKNETGAATKAGTRAPDKVNPDETIDAAVLDDGDPDGPGACQCPVCQRRSGSGLDPLSSPTCLPSGDKAPWPPYSGERHLTPLAAAAKLDDAETVTALIKAGADTERMSGGMPPLAHAAGKGSCSAIEALLDGGAILESAASLPLVRGDQRMLTPLGVAAEAGELAAVKLLLARGADPNGPPGAGIEPPLCCAVTDPPDDDEGNPVVGVVRALIAAGADPNASKEDAQSPYSPLMVAAGAGSVAVVRELLAGGADLEHVVRVTVGDSGGPRGGPDRKCQITALLHAAYCNELDAVRFLLLQGAKLGSADREAMSLVCDHLRSKAQHGVPDAGATLSLLRHQADDEAFEEEEKAEQRLREERARAAELKEERKRLRQEAAKEAEVEAVKKAEEAERLKEEEEKAEAERLAARAAKQEAYKKEQEARKAAKKEKEAKAKAAKAAAKAAAEAQAKAEEEENRRVMEEVQAMVSDLEIKRKAEDAEREARERAEREAAIKEEEERERKEKEAEAAELERKAKQIAKDAALVRGKTGKDPKGSKVDLSTAAGAKAHLLARDEAEGFVGPPTKVTKEDAAEAATWAQPGGFFVFLCNDSTEEECYERAMFGAPAKFWDQTVDSVKPGTTLILYNFAARTLTGPYEALDAPKWNDVPDAWQGGRGAPPGRRLISAFPVQVAIGASPLMEAVTATLGGDFRPSMGGLPLGSPDQSRRDIIVTKLRLAAKEQGVDCPTAAERRRRPNRPAASSGLAPRLVSAAGGAADKADNAAGEQPERRWPGDASSDDLTSMAGLSSDDGVARAKSSVAPNSPGASPGKVIPAPISPGGSASPTAKAPGTSKKAEKKKKERERQSTMKTVPAPIGLVQNGGGSPAPAESRVVAPSKASIAPAAAAPIGAATVVPIGAGLGVGSGAIGGVSDPFASAAAGTGKSPATVGVVGGGGLGGDYGGAFGGGWGGLGGVSTNPTGVSASSAAHATQGANDSWNPLFGGGGGLGGGLGGGLGSGSGLGSGGALGGGALGGGVGGVSSAGAGGLFGGSGLFGAPAPNPFAQRSPSPAAAAPAPPGFAPNPYARTASVDRGLGGGDDAPQFSQAEQSKLFPWLS
- a CDS encoding predicted protein, translated to MGSYVRNYERSVPRAPQPGVSKALDTLRHRPRAPLADAALNAPSTVPMPPTTSHLEAAVELTEEDQGTEDPTVEDLAVRVAVRARPLVAKERLERNRECLAYPSPTTVVLGKNRAFHFDEVFGPDSEQTRVYDNLVAPLVDACFDGYNATVLAYGQTGSGKTYTMGSAALSAGADDEIGVIPRVIQDIFAGIRKRQGVSECTVRCAFLEVHNEEVRDLLHPDVTTKKISVRERADGAIVVSGIRECEARTSGEMVRLLENGAVSRTTGGTKMNEQSSRSHAIFTVILEQRHLTREARRRHRGAFSSAKFHLVDLAGSERNKRTGASGRRFKESININSGLLALGNVINAIADDQERRKQDLGPRHLHVPYRDSKLTRLLQDSLGGNSRTCMIACISPADANLEETLNTLKYAARARNIRNKPVVNRDVQQLAAVVDPSSSSGDDAFATGGTPSGVDDDEVRALRLAAEGAELELAAARSELAAVSLAANVAEEEAIAARAERDAATVAVERMEHELVGALVVASRLADAGQLTRPGLARIAATAPESARDAAGAAGARIPPVTAADKAAAAVALASPSLRTVVAGDGDDGCESSSFVVVGGDVANDDGPFIANNLRDSSHPTPGRSVIEGYLRELRDLRQTLASRDEDVAEKDAKLSEAREDLERDEAIFAEKMREIKQLRRAVKDAERERADQEERHQREVAALMAAHAAASETLTGLAGPLPPAPPVLPKTPPKTLSAGSRLPHADTHDGADVHGPSFAVPPAAGFPEPNVEELHAMNEKFAREDAEKERLLREKEQIEREKAKVEEEATQRARQYQAEKRSLERQLRELECNIVSKEELIADLERNEQEAKSLTQRYESRMRALEEEKKAKESEIERLRVELENIDGNVAKGDEEKRRMRDEYEQKVALVQTQLQKLKSERTAGETLRLEKEATKSTAKVRELEGEVTRMKGLQEQLKRRLREREDRHVSAQEQQTNEIAGLRKQSESQNKRIRELEGVKERQRAALKKKTEELAAAQRKLHALGLDEGSQGVINPAHHPGDHSPRSPGHASPFQGSDTPTGGRMGSARGRAHAYSERVRLGKGGPRLRNGTTNTSEGHASTPSSRPTSAVGSTSADVEALRELIDAETSRALRRREGEEELARLEAKRAALARDRDECVKERDQLALKRERARAQMDAERAALTRVLDSLDDAVDAGDISPGKAAELRDRRHAAANRLVTLEAALETNRVLPVDDERLLRELDDRIDGVEADLEYVAEAQAEAAADGGSVASTSRSETTNGNQSSMAPPTNLTTTRGGDAGLTKLIDRIAGMDGREARTALQVALDKVVELRVQERAGQSRVAELEIQLGDAQSAIEEMESGLRMKEMDYDRRVTELQREHSRKEAYLMRLTEAAAAATTTTTTHSKHVESTNEPSPGGVAATLFPEPLTPDFGLGTPVAPGSRSLFELKEQQIAVLSNQGEELKEQNRDLRRRVKALLAEREEMEAAGAALERRLESAGRANRSLSEQVERLSDAHRRDGRAFRASPTPSPAGQAGDVARGVGSDVVSSHTTPRLPERPGLPRTPGGSAARARRAASPVEVEAARMFPGGYPGAGGSAAGRKKAAGVADKR